TCATCCATCTCTTagccctcttttattttcttcatagctcatcttatttaaaagtatgtatcaTCGTCTCTCCCCTAGAATGCCGTTTGCGAGGGCAGTCTCATCAGTGTTTTTCACTGCTTTATcatcagggcctggcacatagtgtgtgtgcaaattatttgttgaaatagTTAAGGGGAATGGAGAGACAGAAAGCTTTCTGgacagagggaaaagtaaaagggTTCTAATGCATTTCAAGCGTCAGGTATGAACCTCGCCCATATGTGTTTGGTTATTTAAGTCTTATAAGAGCCGCCTCAAGTTAGACAGGCTTATTATCCCCCATTTTACTGATAGGGAAACTACGATGCAGAGAAGTCAAATGACTCCCCCAGGAAATGAAGATgttgggattcaaactcaggacCCTCCCCAAAGGCAGGTGCATattcctctccctctccacctCTCTCATTTTTGAAGTGGGCTTTAGGAATAacatttcaggctgggcgcagtggctcatgcctgtaatcccagcactttagggggccaagatgggcagatcacctgaggtcaggagtttaagactagcctggccaacatggtgaaaccctatctcttaaaaatataaaaattagccaggtgtggtggcacatgtctgtaaccccagctactcaggaggctgaggcaggagaatcacttgaacccgggaggtggaggttgcagcagtgagccaagatcacgccactgtactccagcctgagcatcagagtgagactatgtctcaaaaaaaaaaaaagaacaggatttCAGCAagtgaaggagaagggagagagcaTTTCCGCAGAAGCAAAGGCATGGGAGTCACACAGTCCAGTGGATGTTGGAGGACAGATGAACAGCCTGTGGTGGCCAGGGTCTTGGAAGGCCAGGAGAGGAGCTTATGTTCTTTCCTGAGGGaaatggggagccactgaaggttttAAAGCAGGCAAGTGCCACATCCAGCAGTTTTAAAAGCAGAGAAGCTGCTGCtttgcattgtttttctttcctgccaGCTCCTTGAGGAAGGCATGGGGGCCCTCAGCCCTCACGTCATtccccctgtttttttttttttaggctcaTCCAGTGAGGACTGGAAGGTGGGGGCTTTAGGCCCAGGCATCGGAGTAGACCATGGCCTCCAGCCCATGGGGCTGTGTATGTGGCTttctgctgttgttgctgctgccaCTCCTGGGGACTGGCCCTGCCCTGGGGAGGGGCTTTCCCAGGCCACTTGAAAACTCCAAAACCCCTATGATTCCTGGAGCCCACCCTAAGGGCTCTTTGGGCTCAGAGCCCCACTCCTTTGACATCTTCCTGGACAACCCCAGAGCTGAGAGTCACAGGAATTCTGATGTCCGCCACGCCCCTGCTGACGAGATGCCTGAGAAGCCTGTAGCCTCTCCCCTTGGCCCAGCCCTGTACGGGCCCAAAGCAGCCCAAGGGGCTCAGAGAGAACGACTCCCAGTAACTGATGACCTCCAGATGGCTCGAGGACAAAGCTCCCACGGCTGGACAGGACCTCTGGATTCACAAGAGCTTCTGGAGCAAGAAGCAGTGGCTCCGCACCCAGTGGGCCACCCTCATCTCACTTTCATCCCTACAACTCCCAGACTTCAACTCAGGGTAGCCACAgttcctccctccctgcagcaTGGAGGCCAACAGGGACAGCAGCCACCTAGAGATGAGGGTCTGAAGGCCAAAACCAAGAGCAGGGTCCCACCCACTTCTCCCTCAGACTACCAGGGCCCACCCCACACCCTTGTTCCCCACTCAGGTACTGTCAAGAGGCCAGTCCTGGAAGGACAGGGTGGGTCTGAGGAACACTTCCAGGAGGCAGCTCAAGGCCCCCTCTTCACCCAGCAGGATCCAGCAGCCTCTGATGTTGGCTCAGTTCCCCCAGTTGAGGTGGTGTACTCTCAGGAGCCAGGGGCCCAGCCAGACTTGGCATTGGCCAGAAGCCTTCCTCCTGCTGAGGAGCTGCCGGTTGAGACCCCCAAGAGGGCTGGAGCTGAGGTGTCCTGGGAAGTCAGCTCCTCAAGTCCGCTGCCCAAGCAGGTTGACCTCCCTGACGCTAAGGATTCACCAGGACCCCAGCCCatggatccgcctgcctcagagGCTCCTGACGGGCCGTCCAAGCCAGGTTGGTATCAGTGAGCGTGTTGAGTGATGTTCCGGGGCAGCTGGATGCCTCAATTCTGTTTGACCCTGGGTCCCTCTAGGTCTCATTTTCCTCTCTGTGGCAAATGAAGGTGATTGTGACTCAATCCTGAGGGATTAGGAGCACCATAGGAGGGTCAGGTAACTACTGCTTAGTTATAGTCAGATGACTACTTTGTCATTTCAGAGATAGCAGCAATGAATGGAGCAGACCCCATCTCCCCCCAGCGGGTGAGAGGAGCCGTGGAGGCCCCAGGCACCCCCAAGCCCCTCATCCCTGGTCCCTCAGACCCTGGCCCAGCTGCAAACCGAACAGAGAGCCCCATGGGGGCCCTGCAGCCAGGTGAGGGCATGGctggggtgtggggagagggagtGCTCTGTCTAGTAACTGAGAACCTCTGTTGGGGGTGTGTGAGGGGTGGAGGGCAGGGAATGAATGGAGACAATCACCTGCTTAAAGGAGTTGCCCAGGGCCTCCTTCAAACAGCCTAGGATAATAAATTCATACTCACTGGGAAATCTGGGAGAAGTCATTTGCCCTTTTGGGGCTAGAATGTTCTAATATGTAACATGGATATGTtttagaacaacaacaaaaaaaaaaatacaaaaattagctgggtgtggttgtgcatgcctgtagtcccagcgattctggaggttgaggtgggaaatCCCTTgacctggaggtcaaggctgcagtgagccctcattgcaccactgcacaccagcctggatgacagagtgagaacctgtctcaaaaaaaaaaaaaaaaagaaagaaagaaagaaagagaaatttcaaTGCCCAAGCCACGTTCCAAGAAATTCTTATTCCTTGGCCTCCAGACGATTCTATTATGCAGCCCATGTGTTGAACTGCTGGGGTACTACCTCCCTGATAGTACCCTGAAATAAAAACGATAGGGGACATCCATTTAGCACTTACTGGGTGTTGGGCACCATGCTAAACATTCCATCTTCTTCACAACCCAATGAGGCAGATgctgttatctccattttgcagatttgcttggaaaagttaaatgacttgccaaCCACACTAGAGGGTGATAGAAAATCAAAAGCACTTTTCAAAAGGCGATTTTAATATTGTTATCATTGCAGATGACGCCGAGGAGTGGCCGGGGCGCCCCCAAAGCCATCCCCCAGCACCCCCAGTCCAGGCCCCCTCGACGTCACGCCGGGGCCTCATTCGAGTCACCACACAGCGAGCCCTGGGCCAGCCTCCCCCTCCGGAGCCCTCAGCCAGCTCCATGGCTTcagccccagcctccagcccCCCAGCCAATGCCACTGCACCCCCGCTACGCTGGGGCCCCCTGCGGCGGGTCCTGAGCTTCTCCTGGGAGCTGCACGTCTACGGGGTGGGGGTGCTCTTTCTGCTGCCCGCGTTGTTGGCGCTGGCTGCGCTGGCAGCCGCCCCAGCAGGGCCCCGGCTGGCATTGGTGGCCGCGGTGCTGGTGCTCGTGGCTTCAGGGCTGCGATCCGCCTACATGCTTACCGACCCTTATGGCTCGCAGGCGCGGCTGGGCGTTCGCGGGGGCTTGGTGCTGTACAACCTGCCCTTCCCCTTGCTGCTCACGGCGCTGGCGGCCCTGACTCTGCTCGGCCTGGGCGCGGGGCTGCCGCCACCGCTGCAAAACCCACTCCTGCTGGGAGCAGTGGCGTTGGTGCATGGTGTGGGGTTGCTCGCGACAGACCTGCTGTCCACATGGTCTGTGCTCAACCTCCTTATGCAAGGTTTGTCGTGCGCCTGGGGCGCGGCCGTGGCTCTAGGCACGCTCTGCCTGTGCCGTCGCCGCCTGCTGGACGGCCCACGGGGCTGGGATGCCAGCCCGGGCCCTCGGCTGTTGGCCGTGGCGGGCGCGCTGGGGCTGCTGGCCAGCGGCTTGCAGCTGGCGGCTGCGCTCTGGCTGTACCCGGGCCCAGGTCGCGTGGGCCGCTTCTCGTGGGCCTGGTGGGGTGTCCACTTCTGGCTGCGCCTCCTGGAGCTGACATGGGCGCTCGCCCTGGCGCTGGCCGCGGTGGCTGCCGCGAGACCCAGGCCGCCCACGGAGCACGCTTGCTGGGCTAAGCTGATGCGTCTGGCGTGCCCGGGGCCGTCGGGCAAGAGCGAGGTGCCGGAGCGACCCAATAACTGCTATGCGCGGCCCAGCAGCGTTGGTGCAGGCAGCTTGGACATCAGCAAGAGCCTCATCCGCAACCCGGCGGAGAGTGGGCAGCTGGCCACGCCCAGTTCAGGCGCCTGGGGCTCGGCTGCGTCGCTGGGTCGCGGACCCCAGGGTGGCCTAGGACTGTCCCGCAACGGTGTGGGACCGGCGCCATCGCTGAGCGAGCTGGATCTGCGGCCGCCATCGCCCATCAACCTGAGCCGTAGCATCGACGCCGCGCTCTTCCGCGAGCACCTGGTGCGAGACAGTGTGTTCAAGCGCTGCGGCCTCCGCGGCGTGGCCTCCCCGCCGCCTGGAGGCGCTCTGCGGCCGCGTCGGGGCAGCCATCCCAAAGCCGAGCTCGACGACGCTGGCTCCTCGCTCCTCCGCGGCCGCTGCAGGTCGCTCAGCGACGTGCGCGTGCGCGGGCCGGTCCCACAACACGTAGTGGAAGAGCCCGACGGGGCAGCCGCGGTGGCTTCTGGCAGCTCCCTGGACAGCTTCTCCAGGGGCTCACTCAAGATCAGTTGGAACCCCTGGCGCCACGGGCTGTCATCAGTGGACAGTCTGCCCCTAGATGAGTTGCCCAGCACAGTACAGCTACTGCCTGCCCCGACCCCAGCCCCTGACTCTACCGCTGCTCGGCCGGGGAACGGCCAGGGAGAGGTCCAGCCGCGTGGCAAGCCTGGGGAATCCCGCAGCGCTTCCAGTGATACCATCGAGCTTTGAGGAGGGGTCCTGACGCAGGGCTAGGACCCTGGCCGATGCCCACATGGCATGGCAGACTGGGACAATTGAGCCTTTAAAAAATGGgtatcctggccgggcgcggtggctcacgcctgtaatcccagcactttgggaggccaaggcgggcggatcacgaggtcacgagttcgagcccagcctttTAGTCtcgaacatagtgaaaccctcgtctctactaaaaatacaaaaaaatagccaggtggcacacgcctgtagtcccagctactcgggaggctgaggcgggagaactgcttgaacgggaagacggaggttgcagtgagccgagaccacgccattgcactccagcctgggtgacagagtgagactccgtctcaaaaaaaaaaaaaaaaaaaaaaaaaagacatccccAGGCCTCCACCTGATGACAGCCCCCGGGGGACAGCCAGGTTTGAActcaccccacccccatgccttgttttctgcttttaatatttCTGGTTTTCAGCCGGTATTTTGCACAGAGGCCGTGTCTTATGCGGAATACAGGGTGGGTATGCATGGATTTGGGCATGAAGAACAGGGAGCAGGTGCCCCAGACTCCCCAACATGGAGTGATGAGCCTCGCTTGTCTAGACTGTCCTCTTTGTGCCAAAGAAATAAACCCTTAGGACTTGGCTTATGCTTCCCACTGGCCATGCCAGGATCCTGTATTCATAGAAGGAAGGAGAGACTGGAGGCCCTGCCTCTCAGTCATTCTAAGTCCTGTGTATTGGACAGAGGGGAGGACTTTGAGGAAAGGTTGCTTGAGGCTTGGAGGCCCTGGTCATAATGGCGACCACACTTACTGAACATCTCTTGTGTACTGTCCAGGTCTTCACATTTATGACCTAATTTAATTCTCATGTTAAGTCTGAGTGGAAAGCATTATGAAGCCCatttgaggaaagagaagagtgaaGTTCAGAGGCAAAAGTCATCTGTCCAGGGTCCTTTGCCAAATGACAGCTGGCATGGAACCATCCTAAGGCTGGTTCCTCTACCCTCCTTCTCCTAACAGCACTTCAGGGGCAACCTTCTCCTCTATCTTTTCTCCACTCACCATCAGGGAAGCCCTCAATTTCCCAGGATTCTAGGAAATTTCCCTAAGGTGGGGGGTGGTGGAACAGGTAGTAAGACTGAAGCCTTTTAACTTTCCAAGACCTTTCTTTATTTCctgagatgaataaataaatggcaatgAGGGGTGGGGATGTGGTGAACACAGAACGAGCTGGCAGGAGGGGGCTGGCATGCAGCTGGCAGGAGGGGGCTGTGACGGCCCCACCACTGTGAGGACCCCCTCATCCTGAGCAGGGGCCAAAGCTCACTAGCAGCCACCATTAAGGAAAAACTTCTGAAATTCACACATTGTGAAGCCTGCCAGTCCCCGCCAGGTGAAGAACTCATGGTATCCACCTTCAGGGCTACTTTTTACCCTAGGGGCCTTGTCTGCCCAGACCTGGGTACCTGGGCTGCTCTGTAAGGCAGGTAGGGTTGCTTACCCCACTCTCAAAAATAAACCAAGCTGTCCTGAGTGTCCAGCAGGAGGGCAGCCCAAGCTCTGGGGGCAGCATAGGTGGGAGGAGATCCTACAAGTGGTGGCCAAGATTATCTGCCCTTGATGAAGCCCTCCAGCACACGGTCACTGCGCTCTGACAACCAGTAGCCAGTCATGGCCGCCACAGCCCCGATGAAAATGGCAGTGAACACCAAGTCGCCCTTAGCAGCCAGCGTGGCCAGTGCACAGATGATGACGCCAAAGAACATCTGCTGCAGCACCACCAACTCGTCCTCTGTCATCTCTGAGAAGAAGCCCGCCGACTCTGCAGAGGAGCGAGAGATTTAGCCTGGCACTCGTATCCCTGTTCCTGGCAGTTCTTGGAGCCTCCCTAGAACTCCCATGCACCTGATCATCATGGCCACCAGGCCTGCCCAGCAAGCCAGGCACACAACATTTACTGCTCAAAACCATGCTGCAAGAGGCAGTTACCATCCCTGTCTCACTAAATGGGAAagtcaggctcagagaggtaaaggggTTGGACTTGCCAAGGCCATGTGGTAGACAAGTTGGGGGCACAGCACTTATTACATGTATGAGTCTCGTTCCACGGTCAGACTGTCTGGATTGGGATCCCAGCTCTGCAACTTGCTTGCCATATAGCCCCGGGAAAGTAGCTTCATCTCTCTGCATCTTAGTTTTTACATAGTTAGAATGGGGATGAGAACCCGACCTCCAGCGTCGGGCTGTTTCAGGGGTTAAATAAGTTAAGATGAGGAATGCACCTAGAACAGCATCTCACATAGTAATTGCTGGGGAAATGGTCCCAGCCATCACTGTTGTGATTACCCTGCATCTCACCACACCCCCGGCCTAGGACAGCTCTCAGCAGGCCAGGGCAAACACTGGTCCCATtggatagatgaggaaacaggttaGGGAGGCAGACTGATTTGATGCCAAGTCTGATTCCCTTTGTACCCTGGAAAGTGTAAGGCTGCTGAGAGCCAACCTGGAGATCAGACGTACAGCCGGGTCTCAGTGCAGCCTCCAGGGGGCTGGGTGGCAGTAGGGGTGGGGCAGGACTCGAGCTGCCACTGCTACCTGGGGAAGGGGCTTGCCTACCCTCTATTTGAATGAGgacctcccctctcccaccccaggGCTCACCTGGGATCTGCTCCTTCACACAGATGCCTTCCATCTGCTTGTAGCCCTCGGCACAGATGCAGCGATAACCGCCCTCGGTGTTTTCACACTGCTCATTCTCTCCCGGACACACCTCTGTCTCACACTCATCCACGtcttgggggaagggaggggtcaGAGTCCTGCTAAGGCCCCCCACCCAGCACCCCGACTCCATCTTGTCCATCTCTCAACACTACCCTCTGCCCTTGCACAGGCAACATTCCACCCTTCCTTCCCCATATTCCAGCCCCTTCACCATTCATGCTGGGTGAGGCACTCCCAGGTGCCTGTGTCCCATCAGCAGGAGACTCACCGAGACACTTGGAGCCCACCTGCTGGTAGCCAGGGCTACACTTCTTACAGCGACCTGGCCCTGCCCCCATGCAGCCTAGGCAGGCCTTGGCACAGtctggagagaggagagagatgagggTGAGATGTGCTCCTAGGCCCAGGAGAGCCATGCTCCAGAAGAGGAGGCCTGGGGGTGCTCTGAAGCCTGAGAAGGGGAAGGTTTGGAGGGACAGGTGTGGAGCagctcctcctgccctcctcacATCCCCACTGCAGAAGCAGACACTGACCTCGGCACTCATAGGAGCCCTCAGTATTCACGCAGAATTGGTCGGCTCCACAGTTGGCTCCCTCTGTGCCACACTCATCAATGTCTGCAGAGAGGTGAGCAGGGTGAGAATTTCGATCCCTATTTAGTAGGGAAGCTGATGCCAGAGCCACTGGGGAATGGTCTTGCCTGGGATTAAATGGTATGGCAGGGACTGCAAGCTGTCTACCAACACAGAAGCAGACGTGCAGCTGGACTTCAGGATGCCCAGCCAGAGACCACATTTTCCAATCTGTCTTGAAGCTAAGCGTGTCCCTGTGATTGAGTTGTGGCCAACAGGATGTAAACAGGAGTGGTGAGCTCCACTGTTAGCTTGGTCTTAAAACAATGCTTGGACTCCTCAATgtactttctttcccttctcccttcttgaGTGCTGGGACATGGGACACGGAGATGCCCAGGACTCAGCTTCCACCATGCAGACAATGCCCAAGGGGATGATTGTACAGGAAGTTACAGGAATGATCTGGGTACTGGAACGATTGTGACTAGCAGAGCTCCCCTGCCAGCCTGGACTACTCACTTTGGGACtgtaatatttggaaaaaaaataaacctctaccctctagattcttttttttttttttttttttttgagatggagtttcactcttgtcacccacgctagagtgcaatggtgtgatctcagctcactgtaacctctgcctcctgggttcaagcaattctcctgcctctgcctcccgagtagctgcaattacaggcacctgccaccacggctggctaatttttgtatttttagtagagactgggtttgccatgttggccaggctggtcttgaactcctgatctcaggtgatccaccccctcttcggcctcccaaagtgctgggattagaggcgtgagtgagccaccatgcccggccaacctgtatattctttttggttttttttgtttttttttgaggcggagtctcgctctgctgcccaggctggagtgcagtggccggatctcagctcactgcaagctccgcctcccgggttcacgccattctcctgcctcagcctcccgagcagctgggactacaggcgcccgccacctcacccggctagttttctgtcttttttattagagacggggtttcaccgtgtcagccaggatggtctcgatctcctgacctcgtgatccgcccgtctcggcctcccaaagtactgggattacaggcttgagccaccgcgcccggccaacctgtATATTCTTTAAGCCACAGtcttttgaggatttttgttaTAACAGCTTAGCCTCTACTCTAGTCTAAGTGGCTAGGCTGGGACCAAACCAAGTCTTGAACCCAGGTTTCCTGACCCCAAGTTCAGGGTCCTCATTCTCCTGGCCaactcttcctcaatttttttttttttgagatggagttttgctctgttgctcaggctggagtgcagtggtgcgatcttggctcactgcaagctccgcctcctgggtttatgccattcttctgcctcagcctcctgagtagctaattttttatattttcagtagagacggggtttcactgcgttagccaggatggtctcgatctcctgactttgtgatctgccctctttggcctcccaaagtgctgggattacaggtgtgaaccaccgcgcccagccccttccTCAATTTTTAAGACTTGGCCAAAGTagcacctcctccaagaagcctttcctGATTCCCCATCACCACTTCCACTGAACTAGATCAGAGGCATCTCTCACTGTACACAGGGACTATACTACACAGTACCTGTGTACTGGACTGTAAGTATCTGGTTACTTGTCTGCCTTCCCAGCCAGGTTGAGATCTCCATGAAGGTGGGGCCTAGGCTAGTTTAGCTCAGGCTTGTGTTGAGAGAATGAAGGACCAAGCCCAGGCCCCTGCCCATCTTCCCCAGACCTAGCTAGAGCCCCACTTACCTACACACTTGAGGTGGTGCAGGGCCCAGCCCTTCTTGCATTGCAAACAGTTTGATTCCTCAGGTCCTGAGCATCGG
This window of the Theropithecus gelada isolate Dixy chromosome 2, Tgel_1.0, whole genome shotgun sequence genome carries:
- the PRRT3 gene encoding proline-rich transmembrane protein 3; the protein is MASSPWGCVCGFLLLLLLPLLGTGPALGRGFPRPLENSKTPMIPGAHPKGSLGSEPHSFDIFLDNPRAESHRNSDVRHAPADEMPEKPVASPLGPALYGPKAAQGAQRERLPVTDDLQMARGQSSHGWTGPLDSQELLEQEAVAPHPVGHPHLTFIPTTPRLQLRVATVPPSLQHGGQQGQQPPRDEGLKAKTKSRVPPTSPSDYQGPPHTLVPHSGTVKRPVLEGQGGSEEHFQEAAQGPLFTQQDPAASDVGSVPPVEVVYSQEPGAQPDLALARSLPPAEELPVETPKRAGAEVSWEVSSSSPLPKQVDLPDAKDSPGPQPMDPPASEAPDGPSKPEIAAMNGADPISPQRVRGAVEAPGTPKPLIPGPSDPGPAANRTESPMGALQPDDAEEWPGRPQSHPPAPPVQAPSTSRRGLIRVTTQRALGQPPPPEPSASSMASAPASSPPANATAPPLRWGPLRRVLSFSWELHVYGVGVLFLLPALLALAALAAAPAGPRLALVAAVLVLVASGLRSAYMLTDPYGSQARLGVRGGLVLYNLPFPLLLTALAALTLLGLGAGLPPPLQNPLLLGAVALVHGVGLLATDLLSTWSVLNLLMQGLSCAWGAAVALGTLCLCRRRLLDGPRGWDASPGPRLLAVAGALGLLASGLQLAAALWLYPGPGRVGRFSWAWWGVHFWLRLLELTWALALALAAVAAARPRPPTEHACWAKLMRLACPGPSGKSEVPERPNNCYARPSSVGAGSLDISKSLIRNPAESGQLATPSSGAWGSAASLGRGPQGGLGLSRNGVGPAPSLSELDLRPPSPINLSRSIDAALFREHLVRDSVFKRCGLRGVASPPPGGALRPRRGSHPKAELDDAGSSLLRGRCRSLSDVRVRGPVPQHVVEEPDGAAAVASGSSLDSFSRGSLKISWNPWRHGLSSVDSLPLDELPSTVQLLPAPTPAPDSTAARPGNGQGEVQPRGKPGESRSASSDTIEL